A single window of Osmia bicornis bicornis chromosome 14, iOsmBic2.1, whole genome shotgun sequence DNA harbors:
- the LOC114880351 gene encoding uncharacterized protein LOC114880351 produces MLVKLILISTICSFVYARSVESPGEIQHRLSLIGEPRFDSIMDAEPSQTETRHVIRVPTGLITPDEILPRPVESRPITNHESHLGMKHLKKRAMNYKEDHQVDLRPGCCG; encoded by the exons ATGTTGGTGAAACTAATTCTGATCTCAACGATCTGTAGCTTCGTTTATGCACGAAGCGTCGAATCTCCCGGTGAAATTCAACATCGTTTATCATTGATTGGTGAACCTCGTTTTGATTCGATCATGGACGCGGAACCTTCGCAAACT GAAACACGACACGTTATTCGTGTACCTACGGGTCTTATAACCCCAGACGAGATTTTGCCACGACCTGTAGAAAGCAGACCGATTACGAATCACGAATCACATCTGGGAATGAAACACCTAAAGAAAAGAGCAATGAATTACAAGGAAGATCATCAGGTCGATTTACGGCCAGGCTGCTGTGGATAA
- the LOC114880350 gene encoding acetyl-coenzyme A transporter 1: protein MGTRRKMKKDGSVEDGIRESNHVQEHSDLRGDEKNIAILLFLYLLQGIPLGLCSSIPMLLQNRDVSYRQQAEFSFVQWPFSLKLFWAPIVDSVFSQTFGRRKTWLIPTQYLMGFFMLLLSGHINRWLGDDTAKPNIEMLTVIFFTLNVLAATQDIVVDGWALTMLKRCNVGYASTCNSVGQTAGYFIGYVLFMALESAEFCNSYLRYIPSSKGILTLPGFLYFWGWIFIITTTFLAIFKHEDSGKMHKGGELNTDIKHAYRLLWNIFKLPAIKTIIVFLLTAKIGFSACDAVTGLKLVEAGIPKEKFALMAVPMIPLQILLPLAISRYTVGPRPMDVYIMAMPYRLAFGLVAAFLVWVTPYVVSGGQVPAYYFVILIVLYLIHQVFTSSMFVASMAFFAKISDPAVGGTYMTLLNTLCNLGGNWPGTAALWFVDSLTFRQCSTDPSNDCSTISKRELCANTHNGLCNMQLDGYYIESVLCLIIGLLWLRWGRRKIDSLQRRSMSAWKVILSKQNR, encoded by the exons ATGGGTACCAGacggaaaatgaaaaaggacGGCAGCGTAGAGGATGGGATTCGCGAATCGAATCACGTACAGGAGCATTCGGATTTACGAGGTGACGAAAAAAATATagcaattcttttatttttatatctgtTGCAAGGAATACCATTGGGTTTATGCAGCTCTATTCCTATGTTACTTCAGAACCGGGACGTTTCGTATCGTCAACAG GCTGAGTTCAGTTTTGTTCAATGGCCCTTTTCATTGAAACTCTTTTGGGCACCCATAGTAGATTCTGTATTTTCTCAAACATTTGGGAGAAGGAAAACATGGTTGATTCCTACTCAATATTTAATGGGATTTTTCATGTTGCTTCTATCTGGCCACATAAACCGGTGGTTAGGTGATGACACAGCAAAGCCCAACATAGAAATGTTAACTGTAATATTCTTTACTCTAAATGTTCTTGCTGCCACTCAAGACATTGTAGTAGATGGGTGGGCATTGACAATGTTAAAAAGATGCAATGTGGGCTATGCATCAACCTGCAACAGTGTGGGACAAACAGCTGGTTATTTCATTGGTTATGTACTTTTCATGGCATTAGAGTCAGCAGAATTTTGTAATAGTTACTTGAGATACATTCCTTCCAGCAAGGGTATACTGACCCTACCTG GATTTCTTTACTTCTGGGGTTGgatatttataataacaaCCACTTTTCTTGCAATATTCAAACATGAAGATTCAGGAAAGATGCACAAAGGTGGGGAATTAAATACAGACATCAAACATGCATACAGATTactttggaatattttcaaattaccagCCATAAAAACCATCATTGTATTCCTGTTAACTGCTAAG ATAGGGTTTTCTGCTTGCGATGCTGTGACGGGTTTAAAGCTAGTAGAAGCTGGTATACCAAAAGAAAAATTCGCCCTTATGGCCGTGCCTATGATACCGTTACAGATATTATTACCGCTAGCAATTTCGAGGTATACGGTCGGTCCGAGACCGATGGACGTGTACATAATGGCTATGCCTTATAG ATTAGCTTTCGGGCTAGTAGCAGCGTTTTTAGTATGGGTGACGCCGTACGTTGTAAGCGGTGGACAAGTACCAGCTTactattttgtaatattaatagTTTTATATTTGATACATCAG GTTTTCACAAGTAGCATGTTCGTGGCATCTATGGCGTTTTTCGCGAAAATTAGTGATCCTGCGGTAGGTGGTACCTACATGACATTATTGAATACGTTATGTAATCTCGGAGGTAATTGGCCAGGAACTGCAGCGCTTTGGTTCGTTGATTCATTAACGTTCCGACAATGTAGCACCGATCCCTCCAATGACTGTAGTACAATTTCAAAAAGAGAG CTTTGCGCGAATACGCACAATGGTCTTTGTAATATGCAGCTCGATGGCTATTACATCGAGAGTGTCTTATGTTTGATCATAGGACTCCTATGGCTCAGATGGGGTCGACGAAAAATCGACTCCTTACAGAGGAGATCGATGTCTGCTTGGAAAGTTATACTTTCGAAACAGAACAGATAA
- the LOC114880344 gene encoding uncharacterized protein LOC114880344 translates to MPCRVICILLTTTLVSCAFLEKTTSSEFVKNQSIDDKQLMNIIRAKNSSNPKSNDSNVHDKSLDKQSRTVNHRLQLDTRDNSSCCGSRYDSSIPTRPDSYYNKIPANGDRYSSKYGERLPADRYGWQTQGQPPGWNGSIGRPGSGNYLGSLLYQGNQGGDRFGSRPNYGGESSRKPGGYESTSSGGYGYGHGGYGSGRPTGYGGSTSNGGYGISGTFANGDEFGGAEANYPEGNAPSHPNIQAQKAVALKALAGVALIGAAAALAANPILLPLGIVPGRRKRSSLSSKDDLYMDYILKALKANSTKVYNNQGGKKMSISPNCIARLTCEVQKRYWSDPKKKDDIFKERKELERRFTNLILNNIPNAEAVDARIRKLIKAATVVASNGWHCNTFTCTLIKTTEAKNQFVFKV, encoded by the exons ATGCCGTGCCGCGTTATTTGCATTTTGTTAACAACTACTCTAGTTTCTTGTGCGTTCTTGGAAAAAACTACATCTTCTGAATTCGTTAAAAATCAGTCTATCGACGACAAGCAATTAATGAACATCATTCGAGCTAAAAACTCGTCGAATCCGAAGAGTAACGACAGCAATGTGCACGATAAAAGTTTGGACAAACAATCGAGAACGGTGAATCATCGATTGCAATTGGATACCAGAGATAA TTCCAGCTGCTGCGGATCCAGATACGATTCCAGCATACCCACACGACCCGATTCTTATTATAATAAGATCCCTGCGAATGGTGATCGATATTCGTCCAAGTACGGTGAACGCTTACCCGCCGATAG ATATGGTTGGCAAACGCAAGGACAACCACCAGGTTGGAACGGAAGCATAGGAAGACCCGGAAGTGGAAATTATCTTGGAAGCTTGTTATACCAAGGAAATCAAGGAGGAGATAG ATTCGGTTCACGACCAAATTATGGAGGCGAAAGTTCACGCAAACCGGGCGGTTACGAATCTACAAGCTCTGGAGGATATGGTTATGGACATGGGGGATATGGCTCTGGCCGACCAACTGGCTACGGAGGGTCAACTAGTAACGGTGGTTATGGAATTTCAGGGACCTTCGCTAATGGCGATGAATTCGGAGGCGCAGAGGCAAATTATCCAGAAGGAAACGCTCCCTCGCATCCAAATATTCAAGCGCAGAAG GCTGTGGCTTTAAAAGCGTTAGCTGGTGTTGCTTTAATTGGAGCAGCTGCAGCTTTAGCTGCGAATCCTATTCTTCTTCCACTTGGCATTGTACCGGGAAGAAGGAAACGATCGAGTTTGTCCAGCAAAGACGATCTTTACATGGATTATATTCTAAAAGCCTTGAAAGCTAACTCTACCAAG GTTTACAATAATCAAGGCGGGAAGAAAATGTCAATTTCGCCGAACTGCATCGCCAGGCTTACTTGTGAAGTTCAAAAACGTTACTGGTCTGATCCTAAGAAGAAGGATGACatctttaaagaaagaaaagaattggaACGTCGTTTTACAAATCT GATTTTAAACAATATACCTAATGCGGAGGCTGTCGATGCGCGCATTAGAAAGTTAATAAAAGCGGCAACTGTTGTTGCTTCGAACGGATGGCACTGTAACACATTTACCTGTACGTTGATAAAAACTACAGAAGCTAAGAATCAATTCGTTTTTAAAGTCTGA